One window of Atribacter laminatus genomic DNA carries:
- the cas6 gene encoding CRISPR-associated endoribonuclease Cas6: protein MPIHHNTHLQGFIYSNLNDGLADMLHSQGYQLGNRNFKLFTFSRLMGKMSFNPEKDFTFYPPVSLIISSPKVNILENLAQYLVRKKELFLGKNKVWAESIEVMVDKKLTSEVKIIMTSPIVMYSTLYRHDGKKKTYYYNPWEKEFSEKLRDNLLKKFTLISDTNPSQDYQFHITPLLVNKSHEKIIFYKQTVIHGWMGQYQLSGSPELIGVGYNAGLGCKNSAGFGCFEIQ, encoded by the coding sequence TTGCCTATTCATCACAATACTCACCTTCAGGGTTTTATATATTCTAATCTCAATGATGGCTTAGCAGATATGCTTCACAGCCAAGGGTATCAATTAGGCAATAGGAACTTCAAATTGTTTACCTTTTCTCGTCTGATGGGGAAAATGAGTTTTAATCCAGAAAAAGATTTCACTTTTTATCCCCCAGTTTCCTTGATTATTTCCTCACCAAAAGTCAATATTTTAGAGAATTTAGCCCAATATTTAGTTAGGAAGAAGGAGCTATTTTTAGGAAAAAATAAAGTATGGGCTGAAAGTATAGAAGTCATGGTCGATAAAAAGCTAACTTCTGAAGTAAAAATCATAATGACTTCACCAATAGTTATGTATAGCACTTTGTATCGTCATGATGGGAAAAAGAAAACCTACTATTATAATCCTTGGGAAAAAGAATTTTCGGAGAAGCTTCGCGACAATCTACTTAAAAAATTTACCCTCATAAGTGATACAAACCCCAGTCAAGACTACCAATTCCACATCACTCCTTTGCTTGTAAACAAAAGCCATGAAAAGATCATATTTTATAAACAAACCGTCATTCATGGTTGGATGGGGCAATACCAGCTATCAGGGAGTCCAGAACTAATAGGAGTTGGTTACAACGCTGGGTTAGGATGCAAAAATTCAGCCGGGTTCGGGTGTTTTGAGATTCAATGA
- a CDS encoding CRISPR-associated endonuclease Cas3'', whose translation MLPSQLYSHPGKLLEEHLISTQKLIVHYLSEMPDDLAESALGITAKIVGLTHDLGKATDFFQKHLKGERVPKKLSRHSLFSALITYHILKEQFQNNEMPMLGYMTVLRHHGDLENPETEAYLEDEEIDLVKKQIDNIDQEKWSILIDNLYKYGLPTIPTVYCLMINPVV comes from the coding sequence TTGTTACCTTCTCAACTTTATTCTCATCCCGGGAAACTTCTTGAAGAACATTTAATTTCAACACAAAAGCTAATCGTTCATTATTTAAGTGAAATGCCTGACGATTTGGCAGAATCAGCTTTAGGAATAACTGCCAAAATCGTCGGGTTAACTCATGACTTAGGAAAAGCTACTGACTTTTTTCAAAAACATTTAAAAGGTGAGCGAGTTCCTAAAAAGCTGTCACGTCATTCGCTATTTTCCGCTTTGATAACCTACCATATACTCAAAGAACAATTCCAAAATAATGAAATGCCTATGCTGGGTTATATGACAGTACTACGCCATCATGGAGACCTCGAAAATCCTGAAACGGAAGCTTACCTTGAAGATGAAGAAATAGATTTGGTTAAAAAACAGATTGACAATATCGACCAGGAAAAATGGTCAATTCTAATTGACAACCTCTATAAATATGGTCTTCCGACCATTCCTACTGTTTATTGTCTTATGATAAACCCAGTAGTATGA
- a CDS encoding TIGR02556 family CRISPR-associated protein: MLETIKELGEWNINEEEKEILSVLVENPFPQQQPKKEYVFLAICIQNQLFEKVIIEEFEPSRVMKYLYRKGAANGPDFTPCAKLTHPRKTWNMKIRGWFEKVQKNQIDLETEDIYFITYILKEMQDKEPLILSEVERLTQGFTAKTNCLISIKIDGKYIGEYSLFKKMLLRLVNEKFDTISTSNQTCSICGNIREKVYGNASSYAFYTIDKPGFIVGGFEEQLSWRNFPLCSECILAIEEGKKYLQQNLMFNFYGLQYFLIPRFLLGKNFVKSETLQALKGNRTISLSNIERKKFLITEDDILDVLVNENDVLNFSFLFLRKSQSAERILLVIEDVFPSRLKRIFEAKKRVDQLFDDENYNFSFIRQFFGKTEPEKKNADLNGYFLNIIDSVFTAKLINKTFLYRFFMKDVRRAFQRDEYFSLITKKALCNLIFFQYLKIISFDWNGVECLMGQNQSIDNLFDKYGEFMRDSVKRGIVLTGVLTELLLRKQYHDRKAKPFMKNLKGLRMNEKDIRGLIPKVQNKLSEYDSFDQGKRMIATLATEYLMSGGDDWNMSVDEINFFFAAGMNLTSEVAKIIYQKELPEEVQENDPTNQ; this comes from the coding sequence ATGCTCGAAACCATTAAAGAATTAGGTGAATGGAATATCAATGAAGAAGAAAAAGAAATTCTTTCAGTTTTAGTTGAAAACCCATTTCCGCAGCAACAACCAAAAAAGGAATATGTTTTTTTGGCGATATGTATTCAAAATCAGCTCTTTGAAAAGGTAATTATTGAAGAATTCGAACCAAGTAGAGTCATGAAATATCTCTACCGCAAAGGAGCGGCAAACGGTCCTGATTTTACTCCCTGTGCAAAACTAACCCATCCAAGAAAAACTTGGAATATGAAAATCCGTGGATGGTTTGAAAAAGTCCAAAAGAACCAAATTGATTTAGAAACCGAAGATATATATTTCATTACTTATATCCTCAAAGAAATGCAAGATAAAGAGCCTCTCATTTTATCCGAAGTAGAAAGATTAACCCAAGGATTTACTGCAAAAACCAATTGCCTCATTTCAATAAAGATTGATGGGAAATATATTGGCGAGTACTCATTATTTAAAAAAATGTTGCTCAGGCTGGTTAATGAAAAATTCGATACAATATCTACTTCTAATCAAACCTGTTCTATCTGCGGAAATATTCGAGAAAAGGTATATGGAAATGCTAGCTCTTATGCCTTTTATACAATTGATAAACCTGGTTTTATTGTGGGGGGATTTGAAGAACAATTATCCTGGAGAAACTTCCCACTTTGTTCAGAATGCATATTAGCCATTGAGGAAGGTAAAAAATACCTTCAACAGAATTTGATGTTTAACTTTTATGGACTTCAGTATTTTTTAATACCACGATTCCTTTTGGGTAAGAATTTTGTTAAAAGTGAAACATTACAAGCACTAAAAGGAAATCGAACCATATCTCTATCGAATATAGAACGAAAAAAATTCCTTATAACCGAAGATGATATCCTTGATGTCTTGGTCAATGAAAATGATGTTTTAAATTTTAGTTTTTTGTTCCTTCGAAAGTCACAATCAGCCGAGAGAATTCTTCTGGTTATTGAAGATGTTTTTCCTTCCCGATTAAAAAGAATTTTTGAAGCTAAAAAAAGAGTAGATCAGCTATTTGACGACGAAAATTACAATTTTTCTTTTATCAGGCAATTTTTTGGAAAAACTGAACCTGAAAAGAAAAACGCTGATCTTAATGGCTATTTTTTGAACATCATTGATTCGGTTTTTACTGCAAAGCTTATTAATAAAACATTTTTATATCGTTTTTTCATGAAAGATGTTCGAAGAGCATTTCAACGGGATGAATATTTTTCTCTAATAACCAAAAAAGCTTTGTGTAACTTAATATTTTTTCAATATTTGAAGATTATTTCCTTTGATTGGAATGGAGTTGAATGTCTGATGGGTCAAAATCAATCTATTGATAATTTGTTTGATAAATATGGGGAATTTATGCGTGACTCCGTCAAGAGAGGAATCGTTTTAACCGGAGTTTTAACCGAGTTGTTGCTTAGAAAGCAATATCACGACCGGAAAGCCAAGCCTTTTATGAAAAATCTCAAGGGACTTCGAATGAATGAAAAAGATATTCGAGGCCTTATTCCCAAGGTTCAAAACAAGCTCAGTGAGTATGATTCTTTCGATCAAGGAAAAAGAATGATTGCAACTTTGGCAACTGAATATTTAATGAGTGGAGGAGATGATTGGAATATGTCAGTTGATGAAATCAATTTTTTCTTTGCAGCTGGCATGAATTTAACTAGTGAAGTTGCAAAAATCATTTATCAAAAAGAATTACCCGAGGAGGTACAAGAAAATGACCCAACCAATCAATAA
- the csm3 gene encoding type III-A CRISPR-associated RAMP protein Csm3 yields the protein MSQFLGKLFLNGKIAVQTGLHIGGSRETGEIGGMDNPVIKTVNGFPYIPGSSLKGKMRCTLERAEGKKGTRNEGGPCGCGKCLVCLLFGSHSSDDDKKTLSRLCVRDAWFDIEDFEKKFPALVEEKVFTEEKMENIIDRIKGSASNPRTLERVPAGTNFNFEMVLNIFDNDRDQIDQIIRFFIKGIRMVEDEYLGGSGTRGSGKVRFQNLTFSLKRKSEYLGNNLPITLLEKTDTDFDASELIQALLSHLER from the coding sequence ATGAGTCAATTTTTAGGAAAACTCTTTCTTAACGGAAAAATAGCAGTTCAGACTGGTCTTCATATTGGTGGATCTCGAGAAACTGGTGAAATTGGTGGAATGGACAATCCGGTTATTAAAACCGTCAATGGTTTCCCTTATATCCCTGGTTCTTCATTAAAAGGAAAAATGCGCTGTACCCTGGAGCGGGCTGAAGGTAAAAAAGGAACGCGTAATGAGGGTGGCCCTTGTGGTTGTGGAAAATGTTTGGTATGCCTCCTTTTTGGCAGTCATTCATCAGATGATGATAAGAAAACCTTAAGCCGTTTGTGTGTTCGCGATGCTTGGTTTGATATTGAAGATTTCGAAAAAAAGTTTCCTGCACTCGTTGAAGAAAAGGTCTTTACTGAAGAAAAAATGGAAAATATAATTGACCGAATTAAAGGAAGCGCCTCAAATCCTCGTACTTTAGAAAGAGTTCCAGCTGGTACAAACTTTAACTTTGAAATGGTTTTAAATATCTTTGATAATGATCGGGATCAAATCGACCAAATTATTCGTTTCTTCATAAAGGGGATTAGGATGGTCGAGGATGAGTATTTAGGTGGCAGTGGCACTCGAGGTTCGGGTAAGGTTCGTTTCCAGAATCTTACTTTTTCACTGAAAAGAAAATCGGAATACCTGGGAAATAATCTTCCAATAACTCTCCTCGAAAAAACCGATACTGATTTTGACGCGAGCGAATTAATTCAAGCTCTTTTATCACACTTGGAGAGGTGA
- the cas7b gene encoding type I-B CRISPR-associated protein Cas7/Csh2, whose protein sequence is MTQPINNRSEILFLYDVSWGNPNGDPVDENKPRIDEETSRNIVTDVRLKRTVRDYLHDYRGLDIFIKEIRDDNKKLVTKENRMEKFKNQNEEVIKQCIDIRLFGATIAIKDFTLALTGPVQFKFGKSLHRVVPAFVKGTTVMPSGEDRAQGTFTERYVLPYSLIAFYGVVNEKAAQNQGYSLATDQDIQLLLEALWNGTKNLISVSKAEHQPRMLIWIQYQSDKYHIGELDNMIQFVHEKRDEEIRSIKEGTIEINQLAQVLQKRKNEIHTIGYQIDDQIKLTINGENTTFPEVFSDYPLKPFHF, encoded by the coding sequence ATGACCCAACCAATCAATAATCGTTCGGAAATTTTATTTCTTTATGATGTAAGCTGGGGCAATCCCAATGGTGACCCGGTTGATGAAAACAAACCACGAATTGATGAAGAGACTAGTCGTAACATTGTAACCGACGTGAGGTTGAAGAGAACCGTAAGAGATTACCTTCATGATTACCGAGGTTTGGATATTTTTATTAAAGAAATACGAGATGACAATAAAAAATTGGTTACCAAAGAAAATAGAATGGAAAAATTCAAAAATCAAAATGAAGAAGTGATCAAACAATGCATCGATATCCGACTTTTCGGAGCAACAATAGCTATTAAAGATTTTACCTTAGCACTAACTGGACCGGTGCAATTCAAATTTGGAAAATCGCTCCACCGAGTAGTGCCAGCATTTGTCAAGGGAACAACTGTTATGCCTTCTGGTGAAGATAGAGCCCAAGGTACTTTTACCGAACGATATGTTCTTCCCTATTCCTTGATTGCTTTTTACGGTGTAGTCAATGAAAAAGCTGCTCAAAACCAAGGATATTCTTTGGCAACTGATCAGGATATTCAACTTTTATTAGAAGCTTTATGGAATGGAACAAAAAATCTTATTTCAGTTTCAAAAGCTGAGCATCAGCCCCGAATGCTTATATGGATACAGTATCAGTCTGACAAATATCACATTGGTGAGCTTGACAATATGATTCAATTTGTCCATGAAAAACGTGATGAAGAAATTCGCTCCATAAAAGAGGGGACAATAGAAATCAATCAATTAGCTCAGGTTTTGCAAAAGAGAAAAAATGAAATACATACTATTGGTTATCAAATTGATGATCAAATCAAATTAACTATTAACGGAGAAAATACCACCTTTCCAGAAGTATTTTCTGACTATCCCCTTAAACCATTTCATTTTTAA
- the csm4 gene encoding type III-A CRISPR-associated RAMP protein Csm4 codes for MTFQVIKLIPSDNFRMRIGKGRMDRIEDLVHSDTLYSALVNVGIKLHGEERFIPLVDSLCISSVFYGLRVQEEKAKRDILFFPRPKGRFLELSDPTQRKKQKRISWLSAAALSKIFQTFDAEKEIFQINLLDPDQFNLLNPQLCITSKESISWYEENGHFFRTTLEPKVPISRTNAKSLDLYYQAEMEFCPQKITLDRSLTPFLFFLIEGSLSADLISTLNLFIEEGLGGERASGKGTFASWEYELFPLPQKGAIMMLLSSSVPRREEMDQLISYELLKREGFLFWNQPIGKRKKSHYVLGEGSLVKIPFWGKNLEVSPLSDKRAIAYGKAMGWPFGRKGGQEL; via the coding sequence GTGACCTTCCAAGTGATAAAATTAATTCCTTCCGATAACTTTCGAATGCGAATTGGAAAGGGGCGAATGGATCGGATAGAAGATCTGGTTCATTCCGATACCCTCTATTCAGCATTAGTTAATGTAGGTATTAAGCTCCATGGGGAGGAACGCTTTATTCCTTTAGTGGATTCTCTGTGCATTTCGTCGGTATTTTATGGTTTACGAGTCCAAGAAGAAAAAGCGAAACGGGATATTTTATTTTTCCCTCGACCTAAGGGTCGATTTCTTGAACTTTCCGATCCAACTCAGCGCAAGAAACAGAAACGAATTTCTTGGCTGTCAGCTGCTGCATTGTCGAAAATTTTTCAAACTTTTGATGCAGAAAAAGAAATATTTCAGATTAATCTTCTCGATCCTGATCAATTTAACCTTCTTAATCCACAACTTTGTATCACTTCTAAAGAAAGCATTTCCTGGTATGAAGAAAATGGTCATTTTTTCAGGACTACTTTGGAACCAAAAGTTCCAATTAGCCGAACCAATGCAAAATCTCTTGATCTTTATTACCAAGCGGAAATGGAATTTTGTCCTCAAAAAATTACGTTAGATAGATCTCTTACTCCTTTTCTTTTCTTCCTGATAGAAGGATCCCTTTCAGCCGATCTCATTTCGACTCTTAATTTATTCATTGAAGAAGGTTTAGGAGGAGAACGAGCAAGTGGAAAAGGAACTTTTGCATCTTGGGAATATGAATTATTTCCTCTTCCTCAAAAAGGTGCCATCATGATGCTCTTGAGTTCTTCAGTCCCCAGACGAGAAGAAATGGATCAGCTTATATCCTATGAGCTACTCAAAAGAGAAGGATTTCTCTTTTGGAATCAACCAATTGGCAAAAGAAAGAAGTCTCATTATGTATTGGGAGAAGGATCATTAGTTAAAATTCCTTTTTGGGGAAAGAATCTGGAGGTTTCACCGCTTTCTGATAAAAGAGCTATTGCTTATGGAAAGGCAATGGGATGGCCGTTTGGACGAAAAGGAGGTCAAGAATTATGA
- the cas10 gene encoding type III-A CRISPR-associated protein Cas10/Csm1, whose translation MNGEQFVLGALLHDVGKALERCRYFDLPEKLRKEKVNHAHAKYSAFLIQTLRSAQSSFLNPRLKDLFTKEVEKLVLFHHNPRTPEELILQIADWISDEEWEEDEENLQMYYKVPLLSIFSQNGENSKPLYYSLKPLDYETLMPTTKDTVETTNYKLLMDQMLTDFPMVDSLEKLIGILEIYFSSIPAQTTRFKTDISLYDHSRVTAALAHALYIDWKQDLLETNDFQEIKKWIEQKDGAIGFKDIFLVVEGDLSGTQNFIFNIPSKKAARSLKGRSVYLDLIPRYIAKYILDQCQLTPANILYVGGGNFQLLLPCSCEEKMIQIRKKVSSTLWDLHQGEIAFTLSSVKTNLEGIFSFPITLEKLHDMMIKEKQRRFWEIKEDLYDQLFVPKNEIIQEREHCISCGRKGTPYSDHDEVLCPICRTLVELTETLKNAKYLVEKRVSPDQRFSHSSVSDFFASLGYTISFVASLSKIKTEEKIYRLENMDLHGPDQSLLDGFLSGSFSFPNKTFDQIALTSLHSENNDKKTGSPRLAYLKMDLDNLGKLFSNITSKEKERSREATSFSRIRTLSRRIELFFNFYLVHLIRKYDPDQTKIYPVFVGGDDLFIVGNWEAAVDFARKIRESFQEYTGKNPMYTLSGGIVCVPYDYPVIRTGSLAEEALVASKTYLYPGEDTTVKDKVTIFNETLTWSELKIAWELGEKIAHTINQGNSSRALIHKISNSLNDFNPLIDQSNQKIIKPPAIWNFLYHLRNDRGIADLIEEIILNNIFRDQKIKNPRLILVANRFAEMKTRKAMV comes from the coding sequence ATGAATGGAGAACAATTCGTCCTTGGAGCTTTACTTCATGATGTTGGAAAAGCTCTTGAAAGATGCCGTTATTTCGATTTACCTGAAAAGCTCCGTAAAGAGAAAGTAAACCATGCGCATGCCAAATATTCAGCTTTTTTAATCCAAACCCTCAGGAGTGCCCAAAGCTCTTTTTTAAATCCACGATTAAAAGACCTTTTCACTAAAGAAGTTGAGAAACTCGTCCTTTTCCATCACAATCCTCGTACTCCAGAAGAACTCATTCTCCAGATAGCAGATTGGATTTCAGATGAAGAATGGGAAGAAGATGAAGAAAATCTTCAGATGTATTACAAAGTCCCCCTCCTTTCAATTTTTTCTCAAAATGGTGAAAATTCAAAGCCTCTTTATTACTCCTTAAAACCCCTTGACTATGAAACGCTTATGCCCACCACAAAAGACACAGTAGAAACCACAAATTATAAATTACTTATGGATCAGATGCTAACCGATTTTCCAATGGTTGATTCTCTTGAAAAACTTATAGGAATCCTTGAAATTTATTTCTCCTCTATTCCAGCCCAAACCACGCGATTTAAAACTGATATATCGCTTTACGACCATTCACGGGTCACCGCAGCTCTTGCTCATGCTCTTTATATTGATTGGAAGCAAGACCTTCTTGAAACCAACGATTTCCAAGAAATTAAAAAATGGATTGAGCAGAAAGATGGTGCTATCGGTTTTAAAGATATTTTTTTAGTTGTTGAGGGTGATCTTTCCGGAACACAAAATTTCATTTTTAATATTCCATCAAAAAAAGCAGCTCGAAGCCTCAAAGGGCGATCGGTATATTTAGACCTCATTCCTCGATATATCGCAAAATATATTTTAGATCAATGTCAGTTAACTCCAGCCAATATCCTCTATGTGGGAGGAGGAAATTTCCAGCTCCTTCTGCCTTGTTCCTGCGAAGAAAAAATGATTCAAATCCGAAAGAAGGTTTCATCTACACTTTGGGACCTCCACCAGGGAGAAATTGCTTTTACTCTTTCATCGGTGAAAACCAACTTGGAAGGCATTTTTTCATTTCCGATCACCCTTGAAAAACTCCACGATATGATGATTAAAGAAAAACAGCGGCGTTTTTGGGAAATCAAAGAAGACCTCTATGATCAACTCTTTGTTCCAAAGAATGAAATAATTCAGGAACGGGAACATTGCATTTCATGTGGGCGCAAAGGAACTCCCTATTCTGATCACGATGAAGTTCTTTGCCCAATTTGCCGGACACTGGTTGAACTTACTGAAACCTTGAAAAATGCCAAATATCTTGTTGAAAAAAGAGTATCCCCAGATCAACGGTTTTCTCATTCTTCCGTTTCTGATTTCTTTGCTTCACTTGGATATACAATTAGCTTTGTAGCTTCTTTATCAAAAATTAAAACTGAGGAGAAAATTTATCGGTTGGAAAATATGGACCTTCATGGTCCAGATCAATCTCTCTTGGATGGATTCCTATCCGGAAGCTTTTCTTTCCCCAATAAGACTTTTGATCAAATTGCTTTAACCAGCCTTCATTCCGAGAACAACGATAAGAAAACCGGAAGCCCCAGACTTGCTTATCTTAAAATGGATCTTGACAATCTGGGAAAACTATTCTCTAATATCACCAGCAAAGAGAAAGAACGTTCCAGAGAAGCTACCTCGTTTTCTCGCATTCGGACTCTTTCGAGACGAATTGAGCTCTTTTTTAATTTCTACCTGGTGCATCTTATTCGAAAGTACGATCCGGATCAAACCAAAATTTATCCGGTCTTTGTGGGTGGAGATGATTTATTTATAGTAGGAAATTGGGAAGCTGCTGTCGACTTTGCCAGAAAAATAAGAGAATCCTTTCAAGAATATACCGGCAAGAACCCTATGTATACCCTTTCAGGTGGAATTGTGTGTGTTCCCTATGATTATCCGGTCATACGGACTGGTTCTTTAGCAGAAGAAGCTCTTGTCGCTTCGAAAACCTATCTCTATCCAGGAGAAGATACTACTGTTAAAGATAAAGTGACTATTTTCAATGAAACTCTAACTTGGTCAGAGTTGAAAATCGCCTGGGAATTGGGAGAAAAAATTGCCCATACCATCAACCAAGGCAATTCCAGCCGAGCATTGATTCATAAAATATCCAATTCTTTAAATGATTTTAATCCTCTCATAGACCAATCCAACCAAAAAATTATCAAACCTCCAGCAATCTGGAATTTTCTCTATCATCTTCGAAATGATAGGGGAATCGCTGATCTGATAGAAGAAATTATTTTAAACAATATTTTCAGAGACCAAAAAATTAAGAACCCTCGTCTTATTTTGGTTGCCAACCGGTTTGCCGAGATGAAAACCAGAAAAGCCATGGTTTAA
- the csm2 gene encoding type III-A CRISPR-associated protein Csm2 — MNMSAGRRQAPNFNQSYGKESSPEEQWRKTLQEFFKTAHYPENVLQFERMGMDDFKIFNLQLKDFIRERAKNVNSTKIRKIFEIIKNAKDGRELLLAVPRLAYIVGREDIRVRESVGLVITFLSDSILALQSNEDRAGYKGIQKCAEAMVAYHKYYSNK, encoded by the coding sequence ATGAATATGAGTGCCGGAAGAAGACAAGCACCTAATTTCAACCAAAGTTATGGGAAAGAGAGTTCACCAGAAGAACAGTGGCGGAAAACCCTCCAGGAATTTTTTAAAACTGCTCATTACCCTGAAAATGTATTGCAGTTTGAGCGAATGGGTATGGATGATTTTAAAATTTTCAATCTGCAATTAAAAGATTTTATAAGAGAGCGGGCAAAAAACGTCAATTCAACTAAAATACGAAAAATTTTTGAAATCATAAAAAATGCAAAAGATGGAAGAGAGCTTCTACTTGCTGTCCCACGATTAGCTTATATTGTTGGTCGAGAGGACATCCGAGTCCGAGAATCAGTCGGATTAGTCATTACTTTTCTCAGTGATTCCATATTAGCCTTACAATCAAATGAAGACCGGGCAGGTTATAAAGGTATCCAAAAATGCGCCGAAGCAATGGTTGCTTATCATAAATATTATTCTAACAAATAA
- the cas5b gene encoding type I-B CRISPR-associated protein Cas5b, with protein MKYLAFDIYGDYAHFKKFYTTSSPLTFSFPPPPTIGGMIAAICGIDKKNYLDILSFDKCQYAIRILSPIQKVRMGLNHINTKGNAWQLISKKNHEPRTQIRTEFLKSPRYRIYFSHDENEIYQKVRSHICNHWTYYTFSLGLSELIGDYSWVGEFEGKVISFEDHFSIDSVIPIAQINLSEMKIEEGKRYFRERIPVYMDNNRIVKSYEEVLFESNGNNLTFKKGKCNELENGEKIVTFSTLFSSRETS; from the coding sequence ATGAAATATTTAGCCTTTGACATTTATGGGGACTATGCTCATTTCAAGAAATTCTATACTACCTCATCTCCGTTAACCTTTTCTTTTCCGCCTCCACCAACTATTGGAGGCATGATAGCTGCTATTTGTGGAATTGATAAAAAAAATTATTTAGATATTTTATCATTTGATAAATGTCAATATGCAATTCGTATTCTAAGTCCAATTCAAAAAGTACGCATGGGCCTAAATCATATCAACACCAAGGGAAATGCTTGGCAGTTGATAAGCAAGAAGAATCATGAACCAAGAACGCAGATTCGTACCGAATTCCTAAAGTCTCCAAGATATCGAATTTATTTTTCTCATGATGAAAATGAAATTTATCAAAAAGTTCGTTCCCATATTTGTAACCACTGGACCTATTACACCTTTTCGCTTGGTCTTTCGGAATTGATAGGAGATTATTCTTGGGTTGGAGAATTTGAAGGAAAGGTAATAAGCTTTGAAGACCATTTTTCAATAGATTCGGTTATTCCAATTGCTCAAATCAATCTTAGTGAAATGAAAATTGAAGAAGGAAAAAGATATTTTCGTGAAAGAATACCGGTTTATATGGATAATAATCGGATAGTTAAAAGTTATGAAGAAGTGTTATTTGAGTCAAATGGGAATAATCTCACATTTAAAAAAGGAAAGTGTAATGAATTAGAGAATGGAGAAAAAATTGTTACCTTCTCAACTTTATTCTCATCCCGGGAAACTTCTTGA